From Sulfurovum zhangzhouensis, the proteins below share one genomic window:
- a CDS encoding sulfite exporter TauE/SafE family protein: MENIDLIIILTTAFLGSVGHCIGMCGGIVVAYSSTKIDQKNAWWQQTSQHLAYNFGRVTTYAILGGMFGLLGRVIAFTPTTKGVLFLLTGVLMILAGLSLLGNFKFLNSAEFSISKNGWYQNNFRKLISSKTYSSFFMLGMLNGIIPCGLVYSFAIFAASTASPFWGAIVMATFGLATIPALFFLGTITKFLQKGSLRDVMMKFAALLVIVYGIYTLYKAYNFIVHPVETQKMLDEMQSGTIKSKLEGKCGEMKCAPGKCG, translated from the coding sequence CATTTTTAGGCAGTGTTGGACATTGTATCGGAATGTGCGGCGGTATCGTTGTTGCCTACAGTTCTACTAAAATCGATCAAAAAAATGCATGGTGGCAACAAACCAGTCAGCACCTTGCATATAACTTCGGGCGTGTCACTACCTATGCCATCCTTGGTGGAATGTTTGGACTGCTTGGACGGGTAATCGCATTTACTCCTACGACCAAGGGAGTACTCTTTTTACTAACAGGTGTATTGATGATACTGGCAGGTCTATCTCTGTTGGGGAATTTTAAATTCTTAAACTCTGCAGAATTTTCTATCTCAAAGAACGGCTGGTATCAAAACAATTTCCGTAAACTGATCAGCTCGAAAACCTACTCCAGCTTTTTCATGTTGGGAATGCTCAACGGCATCATCCCTTGTGGTCTTGTCTACTCCTTCGCAATCTTTGCTGCAAGTACTGCTTCACCATTCTGGGGTGCGATAGTCATGGCAACCTTTGGGCTGGCTACTATCCCAGCACTCTTTTTTCTGGGCACTATCACTAAATTTCTACAAAAAGGGTCACTGCGTGATGTCATGATGAAATTTGCCGCACTGTTAGTGATCGTTTACGGTATTTATACCCTGTACAAAGCATATAACTTTATTGTCCATCCGGTAGAAACACAAAAGATGCTTGATGAGATGCAATCAGGTACTATCAAAAGTAAACTGGAAGGCAAATGCGGAGAGATGAAGTGTGCACCGGGAAAATGCGGTTAG
- a CDS encoding PGPGW domain-containing protein, whose product MLTSTIIAIIVYTLSIILIPLIMILIPSDYFTHPKRQRFLWQKFPPVLQWAVIIIKNLLGVLLIVTGIAMLFLPGQGILTIIAGLMFVNFPCKYKVEKWIIQQPIVFHAINKIRQKAGKTPLKIKK is encoded by the coding sequence ATGTTGACTTCAACGATCATCGCGATCATAGTCTACACTCTCTCCATCATTTTAATTCCCTTGATTATGATACTTATCCCCTCTGATTACTTTACCCATCCAAAACGGCAAAGATTTCTATGGCAAAAGTTTCCGCCGGTGTTACAATGGGCAGTTATCATCATCAAAAATCTTCTTGGAGTTCTTTTGATCGTAACAGGAATAGCCATGCTGTTTTTACCCGGTCAAGGTATACTCACAATCATTGCAGGATTGATGTTTGTCAATTTCCCTTGCAAATATAAGGTTGAAAAGTGGATCATACAACAACCCATTGTTTTCCATGCAATCAACAAAATCCGTCAAAAAGCAGGTAAAACCCCGTTGAAAATAAAGAAGTAA
- the truD gene encoding tRNA pseudouridine(13) synthase TruD — protein MHKTYAYTHHPINFDFKQTVERFFVEEIPLYSFSGTGNFLILKIKKTDMSTWKLIHVISKATGLDERDIGYAGLKDKNATTIQYISLPKKYEKELEKNLTTERIEILEKTYNKAPIKIGHLKGNRFSIILHDVSTKDAKFFRSTALKMQKEGIPNYYGYQRFGEDSQSFEQGKEIAHSGKKLKGSKEKLLVSAYQSHLFNEWLSMRVQLSSTITKYPAQNAAKKLGYPLELVTVLAKQPQFFKLFLGDILQAYPYGKTTLLKDMTKSATMFSEAKLSPTGLLCGANIERAQSDAYYLEEPFDDKELSSLKGDRRYAWIWPKEVETHYESEQKTLTVKFFLPKGSYATTFLEEIGKFSLKPQFS, from the coding sequence ATGCATAAAACTTACGCTTATACCCACCACCCTATCAACTTCGACTTTAAACAGACAGTTGAACGTTTCTTTGTAGAAGAGATACCTCTCTATAGTTTCAGCGGGACAGGAAACTTCCTGATCCTCAAGATCAAAAAAACCGACATGAGTACATGGAAGCTTATCCATGTGATCTCCAAAGCTACAGGACTCGATGAACGTGATATCGGTTACGCAGGACTCAAAGATAAAAATGCCACAACGATACAATACATTTCACTACCCAAAAAGTACGAAAAAGAGCTTGAGAAAAATCTCACTACAGAACGTATAGAGATATTGGAGAAAACCTACAATAAAGCACCTATAAAAATAGGACACCTTAAAGGCAACAGATTTTCTATTATCCTGCATGATGTCTCTACCAAAGATGCAAAGTTCTTCCGTTCCACTGCACTGAAAATGCAAAAAGAAGGGATACCTAACTACTATGGTTATCAGAGGTTTGGTGAAGACAGCCAATCTTTTGAACAAGGTAAAGAGATCGCTCACAGCGGTAAAAAGCTCAAAGGAAGCAAGGAAAAGCTCCTAGTATCTGCCTATCAGAGTCATCTCTTTAACGAATGGCTGAGTATGCGTGTGCAGCTCTCATCCACCATCACAAAATATCCTGCCCAAAACGCAGCGAAAAAACTTGGCTACCCTCTTGAACTGGTTACGGTCCTTGCCAAACAACCGCAGTTTTTCAAACTCTTCTTAGGAGATATCCTTCAAGCTTATCCGTACGGTAAAACAACGCTGCTTAAAGATATGACAAAAAGTGCAACCATGTTCTCAGAAGCAAAACTCTCTCCAACCGGTTTACTCTGTGGAGCTAACATAGAACGTGCGCAAAGTGATGCATATTACCTCGAAGAGCCTTTCGATGACAAGGAACTTAGTTCTCTGAAGGGAGATAGAAGATATGCTTGGATCTGGCCTAAAGAGGTCGAGACACACTATGAGAGTGAGCAAAAAACACTTACAGTGAAGTTTTTTCTGCCTAAAGGGTCATATGCCACGACATTTCTAGAAGAGATAGGAAAATTTTCTTTAAAACCACAATTTTCGTAA